Proteins encoded in a region of the Hippocampus zosterae strain Florida chromosome 11, ASM2543408v3, whole genome shotgun sequence genome:
- the LOC127610013 gene encoding ankyrin-3-like isoform X24 has product MAGSENGEDAMTCDTDKYLRPQDLKELGDDSLPQEGYLGFSIAARSASLRSFSSDRSNTLNRSSFARDSMMIEEILAPTKDTLQSVCKDISYLVDPLNKHLAVTRDYNSECMRRYSWTPDTVDHGHNVASSPIHSGFSSPLPQYDSRFLVSFMVDARGGSMRGSRHNGMRIIIPPRKCTAPTRITCRLAKRHKLAYPPPMVEGEGLVSRLVEVGPAGAQFLGPVIVEIPHFGSMRGKERELIVLRSDNGDTWREHQFESTPEELAELLTGMDEELDSPAELEKKRICRIVSRDFPQYFAVVSRIKQESNHMGPDGGVLSSSTVTMVQASFPQGALTKKIRVGLQAQPVPDDLVRAVLGNRATFSPIVTVEPRRRKFHKPITMTIPVPPRQAEGHPIGRRGDAAPCLRLLCSITGGTSPAQWEDITGTTPLSFVTDCVSFTTNVSARFWLADCHQIPETVALASQLYRELICVPYLAKFVVFAKMNDPVEARLRCFCMTDDKVDKTLEQQENFEEVARSKDIEVLEGKPIHVDCYGNLSPLTKSGQQLVFNFYSFKENRLPFTVKMRDMGQEPCGRLSFLKEAKTSKGLPQTAICNLNITLPTHKKDMESDPDDENDRPERRHTFASLALRKRYSYLTDPAAKTPDRSPQRAQPSGYPHKSVFSTRSYQAWPPVPVAVPGQAKSGFGSLSSSSSNTPSASPLKSVWSINSGSPIKTNIPGSPASSVKSVSDMVSPIRSYRTISSPIKTVVQHAQYPGQVSHSPLASPVKSASDSASMKGLAALSARTITAPTGGSPLLERTSKATTPPTSPKSSLSMFSSPLSYKTVVGGSAVTGSSSSPIKTVPGLSSVRSFSSDVSGPARNLFSSLSSPLKSNTPQSAAVLINGTVSPAQYRSSSPTSLLASSLQERIQATTNAATTSVNAAFDEVEKTFNSCSAGYGTLKSLSSSASSSYQSIRSSASSSLYNSLRSPPNATTAGTSSTVTVPVYSVINVLPEPQFKKLPDVSKSTILSPRNTAPPEMNPKLQSSFARNLSPTKPPLLSSGLKSNATSALSSSQEILKDVADMKEDLIRMSAILQTDPNSNTSKGFQSGSAAKVEDEEPHRIVEKVKQDLVKVSQILTQDAGKESPARGTLDDIRFSKVPVEQPQSNWSYPPRYETVVPQAKAKTSQDRDFNLSKVADYLANDVGSSSFSKTQDTKHATNEGKREADGREKQKRVLKPTIAVQEQKLKMPPTSMRSSPSDRELGKVADALFGADTVLESPDDVYHEQDKSPLSDSGFETRSERTPSAPQSAEGTGPKAPFQDIPVPPVITETRTEVVHVIRSYEPPEDNKQPAMLEGNHIRYIGTESKGHANHAPSIKVAPDEDPMGKGIRLKEETHITTTTRMVYHKPSGNEAVSERCEETMSVHDIMKAFQSGKDPSRELAGLFEHKSEEVPQRLSDDVKPKVERIIEVHIEKGSKAEPTEVIIRETKNHSDNDTYYYPGNRQEDRETEELPAYFDSSKFNATMAPEESRPSSAQLMADESYKTLKLLSQQSVEYHEDESSELRGESYNFAEKMLLSENFDQSHPDTEERGRERSHFHSPDRGRNESRSVGPKTGYIFRSSRNLLDTSGRMAGTDDNYDTMTLVQHSSEPGSPKQSLWMRVSSDDTDRKEREQLMYEERVDRTVKEAEEKLCEVSQFFRDKTEQLNDELSSPEKKSRRPDFRESRSGPSSTQSSPERSVYRNGASGEEWSRERLRDKFSSNDRKCASLPSSPERRVLLQHNDSDSRRQGDGKVEGPKPFQMSSSKVSAVRLKFEQEAKKQDRGPQGVQSSNPPIRKLHESKLPVYQVFAGPNVPKAPDSPVSQRRGQESESKFSPLHQSYGKNQDDNKLFKTWENHGYGTYKPQAPILSHTLVHDSPKDDSNSDSQRQETTKKVIYTEFVVRESPNCNDGLKKNSESQIPVRKSSNFSDNRRSPSLKLDTSVEAHEKEGSHTPILVRNPVHSSFESNKSTCGSSGKSTDSDCSHSNITCNGVDSDQIEYLDHRTPALITEGFKDIKPLPVYVSIQVGKQYEKETATGQLGTYKKIVSHESRTVHETRGTFYTVKQKESPSPQGSPEDDTLEQVTFIDSSGKSPVTPETPSPEDVSLTSRMPDSVIGSMAGMPSPIPEESEEEDGKTFIYKAPTKEKPKQAASENHGKKQEAEKQKPKGEKKAPYIEFPPPPPLDTEQSDPEKRKSCASSETETEMMEVNLQEEHDKHFLAEPVIRVQPPSPVPPGANNSDSSDDESVFHPIPVKKYTFKMKEEGEKHSKHRKTEKNGNKESGINGVVKGEEADLEQNGNDQSITDCSIATTAEFSHDTDATEIDSLDGYDFQDEDDGLSEDPKTSSLSNDGKTADRLFGQSKLEVIAEEKCEDGKSNPSSSKSSGEEIDYTLEGSHPERFTDHYFRYQLEEELNSTFKTVATKGLNFDPWSTKGSDHEGVYDSKTKDEDPKPFGLSVEDKSQATTPDTTPARTPTDESTPTSEPNPFPFHEGKMFEMTRSGAIDMSKRDFVEERLQFFQIGEHSSDPLTGERGRGGKIPGVISSQSKTGERATVEGKVKVLDTATGGSTAPAAGAKCSPVHPGSDTGLAGTERPTREAVAETASSCTITASKVDPKLRTPIKMGIAASITVKKDSGDLTDFKAEMSEGQMVPEYISIEGQSTEGQSSKDAEAKSERRDYPSENCNNNNNLESSSIQANYIQCGSVVFNLQSSSEPTLQKASRIETLCCRDVEEKVERGQSSQVQLQSIPVKDSEVKLPRSRLPIKASGRSSHTQGTAIGKQKPKQTVKIETRKRGEPAIAKVEPRSRIPVKDIKKGNSTTAANSPHSLRVTSRPMRPLASERAAIKLPSRLPLKDRHQVSKASGEATSRQERHENPSDVCKRTIEYFKEISGETIKLVDRLSDEEKKKQTEQSEEDSTSRSTSLSDTSQPSQPSQPSRSSRSGRGSRAEAGAGAPTVGAKVATTDRASGSQRSRRSRRTGGKEGSQGLAGSRTPPIAEIKPSPQSPCERTDLRMAIVADHLGLSWTELAREMNFTVDEINHIRLENPNSLTAQSFMLLKKWVSREGKNATTDALTAVLTKVSRMDIVTLLEGPIFDYGNISGTRCFADDHAVFRDQADDYQNILAELHSPAALHSDPHFLMPELPVTPDPSPVHHQHHHYPRPDSRPQPLLWSPEIKSGSSAESPLRPCQLPLSLLAFDLPDPVPSKVQKPHIALNDRLLLSEEEDRSYRELEPSPTPKSVPALCELDISPARSTSSCSVSSVSSITPLTPDRAQIGDGAVLQVDIKSCQKEESKEKGKGDQRVAVEGNFFVENWVEEDWIKNLERKCEIVTKDVKSQLEADKNIFARQKGVAGVRIKMPGAGSAGDEIEAGTDKESIDETPQIEGNGEEVVRRGDRRKIADDGRGTRQPSDLTVQEWAEALWERQSTERGSNEEEDKTEEGSEEKEEDKEMTTEADRELEIVNRVERPEKDMCSLSGWQSDSSSVNAEPPTPGRSSDLPDVRESHDNSSDSVTSSSRGESGRSRQNGDKSKNSPQGGSSESMNGRKEEGRLVSEKKVQQQVSVDSGSEEEQTVTTRIFRRRLILKGEEAKNISGESVTEEHYLDQDGNLVSRKVIRKVIRRFSSSSTDNHGCHKDLQKSPTLQEDGLEKDGPSRNSRRVDERKPGDKKFHS; this is encoded by the exons atGGCTGGGTCAGAAAACG GTGAGGATGCTATGACCTGCGACACGGACAAGTACCTGCGGCCCCAGGACCTCAAGGAGCTGGGGGATGACTCTCTCCCACAGGAGGGCTACCTGGGCTTCAGCATCGCAGCCCGCTCGGCCAG CCTGCGCTCCTTCAGTTCGGATAGGTCCAACACCCTCAACCGGAGCTCCTTCGCCCGGGACAGCATGATGATCGAGGAGATCTTGGCCCCCACCAAGGACACG CTTCAGAGCGTCTGTAAAGACATTTCCTACCTGGTCGACCCACTAAATAAG CATTTGGCCGTGACCCGCGACTACAACTCGGAATGTATGCGGCGCTACAGCTGGACCCCGGACACCGTGGACCACGGCCATAATGTGGCATCCAGCCCCATCCACTCTGG CTTCTCGTCCCCGCTCCCTCAATATGACTCCAG GTTCCTGGTCAGCTTCATGGTGGACGCCCGCGGCGGGTCCATGAGGGGCAGCCGCCATAACGGCATGCGCATCATCATCCCGCCCAGGAAGTGCACGGCCCCCACGCGTATCACCTGCCGCCTGGCCAAGAGGCACAAGCTCGCCTACCCGCCCCCCATGGTGGAAGGGGAGGGCCTGGTCAGCAGACTCGTGGAGGTCGGCCCGGCTGGGGCGCAATTTCTCGG TCCCGTGATTGTGGAGATCCCTCATTTCGGCTCCATGCGGGGGAAGGAGAGGGAGCTGATCGTGTTGAGGAGCGACAACGGCGACACCTGGCGCGAGCACCAGTTCGAGTCCACTCCGGAGGAACTCGCAGAGTTGCTGACCGGGATGGATGAAG aGTTGGACAGCCCCGCCGAGTTGGAGAAGAAGCGCATTTGCCGCATCGTGAGCAGAGACTTCCCGCAGTATTTCGCGGTGGTGTCGAGGATCAAGCAGGAATCCAACCACATGGGTCCCGATGGGGGGGTCCTGTCCAGTAGCACTGTGACCATGGTCCAAGCCTCCTTCCCCCAGGGGGCGCTGACCAAGAAGATTCGCGTCGGCCTGCAG GCTCAACCTGTTCCCGATGACTTGGTGAGGGCGGTCCTGGGGAACAGAGCCACCTTCAGCCCCATCGTCACCGTGGAGCCCAGGAGGAGGAAATTCCACAAGCCGATCACGATGACCATCCCCGTCCCGCCCCGCCAGGCGGAAGGCCACCCCATCGGCCGCCGGGGCGACGCGGCGCCTTGCCTGCGTTTGCTCTGCAGCATCACAG GAGGAACGTCCCCGGCCCAGTGGGAAGACATCACGGGCACCACGCCGCTTTCCTTTGTGACCGATTGCGTCTCCTTTACCACAAATGTTTCGGCCag GTTCTGGCTCGCAGACTGTCACCAGATTCCTGAGACGGTGGCTCTGGCGTCTCAGTTATACCGGGAGCTGATCTGCGTGCCGTACCTGGCCAAGTTTGTGGTGTTCGCCAAGATGAACGACCCGGTGGAGGCGCGCCTGCGCTGCTTCTGCATGACGGACGACAAAGTGGACAAGACCCTCGAGCAGCAGGAGAACTTTGAGGAAGTGGCCCGGAGTAAAGACATCGAG GTTCTGGAGGGCAAGCCCATCCATGTGGACTGCTATGGCAACTTGTCTCCACTGACCAAAAGTGGACAGCAGCTTGTATTTAATTTCTACTCCTTCAAGGAAAACAGACTTCCTTTCACCGTGAAG aTGAGAGATATGGGCCAAGAGCCCTGTGGCCGCCTGTCATTCCTGAAGGAAGCAAAAACCTCCAAAGGTCTTCCGCAGACCGCCATTTGCAATCTGAACATcacgctgcccacacacaagAAG GATATGGAGTCCGACCCCGACGATGAG aaTGACAGGCCAGAACGACGCCATACCTTTGCCTCCTTAGCTTTGCGTAAGCGCTACAGCTATTTGACCGACCCTGCGGCGA AAACACCCGATCGAAGTCCGCAAAGAGCACAGCCTTCTGGCTACCCTCACAAATCTGTCTTTTCAACGAGATCTTATCAGGCGTGGCCGCCTGTTCCTGTCGCCGTCCCTGGCCAAGCCAAGTCTGGGTTTGGCTCCCTCTCCAGCTCATCGTCCAACACACCTTCTGCCTCTCCACTAAAGTCTGTCTGGTCCATCAACTCTGGCTCCCCCATAAAGACAAATATCCCCGGATCCCCTGCCTCTTCCGTTAAGTCGGTTAGCGACATGGTCTCTCCCATCCGATCGTACAGAACCATCTCCTCGCCTATCAAAACAGTAGTCCAGCATGCTCAGTACCCGGGCCAGGTTTCCCATAGTCCTCTGGCATCGCCTGTAAAAAGTGCTTCAGACAGTGCATCTATGAAAGGACTTGCGGCGTTGTCAGCCAGGACTATAACTGCTCCGACAGGAGGAAGTCCTCTCCTTGAGAGGACATCAAAAGCCACGACGCCTCCAACATCTCCCAAATCTTCCCTTAGTATGTTCAGTTCCCCTCTCTCATACAAGACCGTTGTGGGTGGGTCCGCTGTTACGGGATCGTCTTCCTCCCCTATCAAAACTGTCCCCGGCCTCTCCTCTGTCCGTTCCTTTTCCTCAGACGTGTCGGGCCCCGCAAGGAACCTCTTCTCCTCACTGTCCTCGCCCCTCAAATCCAACACCCCACAAAGTGCTGCGGTGCTGATCAATGGAACAGTGTCGCCAGCACAGTACCGCTCCTCCTCTCCGACCTCCCTACTTGCCAGCAGTCTCCAAGAAAGAATACAAGCAACCACCAACGCCGCGACGACAAGCGTCAATGCGGCGTTTGATGAGGttgaaaaaacattcaattcttGCTCGGCTGGCTATGGCACTTTAAAGTCATTGTCCTCCTCCGCATCCTCATCATATCAGTCCATTCGGTCCTCAGCATCTAGTTCCCTTTACAACTCGCTACGGTCCCCTCCTAATGCCACCACTGCTGGAACGTCCAGCACCGTGACGGTCCCCGTGTATTCTGTTATCAATGTACTGCCAGAGCCCCAGTTTAAAAAGTTACCCGATGTGTCCAAGTCAACTATTCTGTCCCCACGTAACACCGCGCCACCTGAGATGAATCCTAAATTGCAGTCGTCCTTTGCCAGAAATCTTTCCCCTACCAAGCCTCCACTTCTCTCATCCGGTTTAAAATCAAACGCGACATCCGCATTGTCATCCAGCCAAGAAATTCTGAAAGACGTCGCTGATATGAAAGAGGACTTAATACgaatgtcagccattttgcagaCGGATCCAAATTCTAATACAAGTAAAGGATTTCAGTCTGGTTCCGCAGCCAAGGTTGAGGACGAAGAGCCGCACCGGATTGTGGAGAAAGTAAAACAAGATCTGGTAAAAGTGAGTCAAATCCTGACTCAAGACGCGGGCAAAGAGTCACCGGCAAGGGGGACCTTGGACGACATACGCTTCTCAAAAGTACCTGTTGAACAGCCACAAAGCAACTGGAGCTATCCCCCAAGATACGAGACGGTGGTTCCTCAAGCGAaagcaaaaacaagtcaagatCGAGATTTCAATCTTTCTAAAGTTGCCGACTACTTAGCTAATGATGTTGGGAGCAGTTCTTTCTCCAAAACGCAAGACACTAAACATGCAACAAATGAGGGCAAGAGAGAAGCGGATGGCAGGGAAAAGCAAAAACGCGTTCTGAAACCCACCATTGCAGTTCAAgagcaaaaactcaaaatgcctCCAACGAGCATGCGATCATCCCCTTCGGACCGAGAGCTAGGTAAAGTGGCCGATGCTCTTTTTGGAGCCGACACTGTGCTGGAATCCCCTGACGATGTATATCATGAACAGGACAAGAGTCCCCTCTCAGACAGTGGCTTTGAGACCAGAAGTGAAAGGACCCCTTCTGCCCCGCAGAGTGCTGAAGGCACAGGCCCAAAGGCGCCTTTCCAGGACATCCCCGTTCCTCCCGTCATCACTGAGACGAGGACTGAAGTTGTTCACGTCATCAGGAGCTATGAGCCCCCTGAGGATAACAAGCAACCCGCAATGCTGGAGGGAAATCACATCCGATACATTGGCACTGAGTCGAAAGGACATGCTAATCATGCTCCATCAATTAAAGTTGCCCCCGATGAGGATCCGATGGGTAAAGGCATACGGTTGAAGGAGGAAACTCACATCACTACTACCACCAGGATGGTGTACCACAAACCATCTGGCAATGAAGCTGTATCAGAGAGGTGTGAGGAAACCATGTCCGTTCATGACATCATGAAGGCCTTTCAATCAGGAAAGGACCCATCGAGGGAGCTTGCTGGACTCTTTGAGCACAAATCTGAGGAAGTACCACAGAGACTCTCTGACGACGTCAAACCAAAGGTTGAAAGAATAATTGAAGTGCACATTGAAAAGGGCAGTAAAGCAGAACCAACCGAAGTCATCATCAGAGAGACTAAAAACCATTCAGACAATGACACGTATTACTACCCGGGAAACAGACAAGAGGACAGGGAAACTGAGGAACTTCCCGCCTATTTTGACTCCTCCAAATTTAACGCCACCATGGCGCCCGAGGAAAGTCGCCCTAGTTCAGCCCAATTAATGGCAGATGAGTCTTATAAGACCTTGAAATTGCTTAGCCAGCAGTCTGTGGAATACCACGAGGATGAATCGTCCGAGTTAAGGGGAGAATCTTATAATTTTGCTGAGAAAATGTTATTGTCAGAGAATTTTGACCAATCCCATCCTGACACAGAGGAACGTGGTCGAGAAAGGTCTCACTTCCACTCACCAGACAGAGGTCGAAATGAGAGTAGGTCAGTAGGGCCAAAAACAGGATACATCTTTCGGTCGTCACGAAATTTGTTGGATACCTCAGGGAGAATGGCCGGTACTGATGATAACTATGACACAATGACACTTGTGCAGCATTCCTCTGAGCCCGGTAGTCCAAAGCAATCCCTTTGGATGCGTGTCTCATCAGATGACACAGACAGAAAGGAAAGAGAACAACTAATGTATGAGGAAAGAGTGGACAGAACCGTAAAAGAGGCAGAGGAAAAACTCTGTGAGGTATCTCAGTTCTTTAGAGATAAAACAGAGCAGCTCAATGATGAGCTCTCCTCTCCAGAGAAAAAATCTCGCAGGCCAGACTTTAGGGAATCACGATCTGGACCCAGTTCCACACAAAGCAGTCCAGAGCGATCAGTTTATAGAAACGGTGCAAGTGGGGAAGAGTGGAGCAGAGAAAGACTCAGAGACAAGTTCAGCTCTAATGATCGGAAATGTGCCAGTTTACCCAGTAGTCCGGAGAGGCGAGTACTGCTGCAGCATAATGATTCAGACTCTAGAAGGCAGGGAGACGGGAAAGTTGAAGGCCCAAAGCCTTTTCAGATGTCTTCTTCCAAAGTAAGCGCAGTGAGACTTAAGTTTGAACAAGAGGCTAAAAAACAAGACAGGGGTCCTCAGGGTGTCCAAAGTTCCAATCCTCCCATAAGGAAACTCCATGAAAGTAAACTCCCTGTGTACCAGGTATTTGCTGGTCCTAATGTTCCAAAAGCACCAGACAGTCCAGTCAGCCAGAGAAGAGGGCAAGAAAGCGAGTCCAAGTTTTCACCTTTGCATCAGTCCTATGGGAAAAATCAGGACGATAACAAGTTATTCAAAACATGGGAAAACCATGGGTATGGCACCTACAAACCCCAAGCCCCCATATTATCTCACACATTAGTCCATGATTCTCCAAAAGATGACAGCAATAGCGATTCACAAAGACAAGAAACTACCAAGAAAGTTATTTACACTGAATTCGTTGTACGAGAGAGTCCAAATTGCAATGACGGTCTAAAAAAAAACTCGGAATCTCAAATTCCTGTAAGAAAGTCGTCTAATTTTTCAGATAATCGCAGATCCCCATCTTTAAAATTAGACACCTCTGTTGAAGCACATGAAAAGGAAGGCTCTCACACGCCCATCCTAGTTCGAAACCCCGTACATAGTAGCTTTGAATCCAACAAATCTACTTGCGGATCGTCAGGGAAATCCACAGACTCCGACTGTAGCCACTCAAATATCACTTGTAACGGTGTTGACAGTGACCAAATAGAATATTTGGATCACAGAACTCCTGCACTTATCACAGAAGGTTTCAAAGATATCAAACCATTACCTGTGTATGTTAGCATTCAAGTAGGCAAGCAGTATGAGAAAGAAACGGCGACCGGGCAGCTTGGAACTTACAAAAAAATAGTAAGCCATGAGAGCAGGACAGTACATGAGACCAGGGGAACATTTTACACTGTCAAACAAAAGGAGTCGCCATCTCCTCAAGGTAGTCCAGAAGACGACACTCTAGAACAAGTAACATTCATAGACAGCTCTGGGAAGAGTCCTGTTACTCCCGAGACGCCAAGCCCGGAGGACGTTAGCCTGACCTCGAGAATGCCTGATTCTGTGATTGGCTCCATGGCTGGCATGCCTAGTCCAATCCCAGAGGAGTCGGAAGAGGAAGATGGTAAGACCTTCATCTACAAGGCGCCTACAAAAGAAAAACCCAAGCAAGCAGCTTCTGAGAATCACGGCAAAAAACAGGAAGCAGAGAAACAGAAGCCCAAAGGGGAGAAGAAAGCTCCTTATATCGAGTTTCCACCGCCTCCTCCTTTGGACACAGAGCAGTCAGACCCTGAGAAAAGAAAATCTTGCGCATCCTCTGAGACGGAGACGGAAATGATGGAAGTAAACCTCCAGGAGGAGCATGACAAGCACTTTTTAGCTGAGCCAGTCATCAGGGTCCAGCCTCCGTCACCCGTTCCTCCCGGAGCTAATAACAGTGACTCCAGTGACGACGAGTCTGTGTTCCATCCCATCCCTGTCAAAAAGTATACCTTTAaaatgaaagaggagggggagaaaCACTCAAAACACCGAAAAACGGAGAAGAATGGAAATAAAGAGTCTGGGATCAATGGTGTCGTGAAGGGGGAGGAAGCTGACTTGGAACAAAATGGGAATGACCAGTCGATTACCGACTGCTCCATTGCAACCACTGCTGAATTTTCCCATGACACAGATGCCACTGAGATTGACTCACTGGATGGTTACGATTTTCAGGACGAGGACGATGGACTGAGCGAAGACCCAAAAACATCCAGTCTATCCAATGATGGGAAAACAGCTGATCGCCTCTTTGGTCAGTCTAAGCTCGAAGTCATTGCGGAAGAGAAGTGTGAGGATGGGAAAAGCAATCCGTCTTCTTCGAAAAGCAGTGGGGAAGAAATAGATTACACCCTAGAGGGAAGTCATCCAGAAAGGTTCACAGACCATTACTTCCGCTACCAACTTGAAGAGGAGCTAAACTCAACCTTTAAAACCGTAGCCACAAAAGGCCTCAACTTTGACCCCTGGTCCACCAAAGGGAGTGATCATGAGGGAGTTTATGACTCCAAAACCAAAGATGAAGATCccaagccctttggtttatccGTGGAGGACAAATCACAGGCAACAACACCTGACACAACCCCTGCTCGAACACCAACTGATGAGAGTACACCAACTAGTGAGCCTAACCCCTTCCCTTTCCACGAAGGGAAGATGTTTGAGATGACCCGCAGTGGTGCTATTGACATGAGCAAGCGGGACTTTGTTGAAGAGAGGCTTCAGTTTTTTCAGATTGGTGAGCATTCCTCTGACCCTCTAACAGGGGAAAGGGGGAGAGGGGGCAAGATCCCGGGTGTAATTTCCTCTCAGTCAAAAACAGGGGAGAGGGCCACGGTCGAGGGCAAAGTGAAAGTTTTAGATACAGCCACAGGCGGCAGCACAGCACCAGCAGCAGGAGCGAAATGCAGCCCCGTGCACCCTGGCAGTGACACCGGCCTCGCTGGTACTGAGCGACCCACCCGTGAAGCCGTAGCCGAGACCGCCTCCTCATGCACAATCACGGCCTCCAAGGTTGATCCCAAATTGCGCACCCCTATTAAGATGGGCATAGCTGCCTCTATAACTGTGAAAAAAGACTCAGGGGATCTCACTGATTTTAAAGCTGAGATGTCAGAGGGCCAAATGGTGCCCGAATATATCAGCATAGAGGGTCAGAGTACAGAAGGCCAATCGAGCAAAGACGCAGAAGCCAAGTCAGAGAGAAGAGATTACCCATCTGAAAActgcaacaacaataataacctCGAATCCTCCAGTATTCAGGCCAACTACATTCAGTGTGGCAGTGTGGTGTTCAATCTGCAGTCCTCCTCTGAGCCCACACTTCAGAAAGCCAGCAGGATAGAAACATTGTGTTGCAGGGATGTAGAAGAAAAAGTAGAAAGAGGTCAGAGCAGTCAGGTGCAGCTGCAAAGCATACCGGTTAAAGACAGTGAGGTGAAGCTGCCCAGGTCCAGGCTACCAATAAAAGCATCAGGGCGGTCAAGTCACACCCAGGGAACAGCCATAGGCAAGCAGAAGCCCAAGCAAACGGTGAAAATCGAGACCAGAAAAAGAGGAGAGCCAGCCATTGCCAAAGTAGAACCACGGTCTAGAATACCAGTCAAGGATATTAAGAAGGGAAACTCCACAACCGCAGCTAACTCACCACATTCGCTTAGGGTTACCTCACGGCCAATGAGGCCATTAGCTAGTGAAAGAGCAGCCATCAAGTTGCCCTCGAGGTTACCACTCAAGGACAGACATCAGGTCAGTAAGGCATCGGGTGAGGCAACGTCAAGGCAGGAGAGACACGAGAACCCGAGCGATGTTTGTAAGCGCACCATTGAATACTTTAAAGAGATTAGCGGAGAGACGATAAAGTTGGTGGACCGCCTGTCAGACGAGgagaaaaagaagcaaacagAGCAGTCGGAGGAAGACAGCACCTCCCGGAGCACCTCCCTGTCAGACACCTCGCAGCCGTCCCAACCTTCCCAGCCCTCCCGCTCGTCCAGGTCTGGCCGAGGTTCGAGGGCTGAGGCCGGGGCCGGGGCCCCGACCGTAGGGGCAAAGGTGGCGACGACGGACAGGGCCTCTGGCAGTCAGAGGAGCAGAAGGAGTAGGCGGACTGGTGGGAAGGAGGGCAGTCAGGGACTCGCAGGGTCTCGAACACCTCCCATCGCAGAGATCAAGCCTA GTCCCCAAAGTCCTTGTGAGCGCACAGATTTGCGTATGGCCATTGTCGCAGATCACCTGGGACTCAGCTGGACAG AGCTGGCTCGGGAGATGAACTTCACGGTAGATGAGATTAACCACATTAGATTGGAGAACCCGAACTCTCTGACAGCACAGAGCTTCATGCTATTAAAGAAGTGGGTCAGCCGGGAAGGGAAAAATGCCACAA CGGATGCCTTGACTGCAGTGCTGACCAAAGTCAGTCGGATGGATATTGTGACTTTACTGGAGGGCCCAATTTTTGACTATGGTAACATTTCCGGCACGAGATGTTTTGCCGATGATCATGCGGTTTTCCGGGATCAGGCTGATG ATTACCAGAACATTCTAGCCGAGTTGCATTCCCCCGCCGCACTGCACTCCGACCCGCATTTCCTGATGCCCGAACTTCCTGTCACACCCGACCCTTCCCCTGTCCACCACCAGCATCACCATTACCCACGACCCGATTCCCGACCGCAGCCCCTGCTCTGGAGCCCTGAGATCAAATCCGGAAGCTCAGCCGAGAGTCCCCTTAGACCCTGTCAGCTTCCCCTGTCCcttttggcttttgacctcCCTGATCCTGTTCCATCCAAGGTGCAGAAGCCCCACATCGCCCTGAACGACCGGCTGCTCTTAAGCGAGGAGGAGGACAGATCTTACAGAGAACTGGAACCGAGCCCCACGCCCAAGTCTGTCCCCGCTCTGTGCGAGTTAGACATCAGCCCGGCCCGCTCCACATCCTCCTGTTCAGTTTCATCTGTATCGTCGATAACCCCTTTAACACCTGACAGAGCACAAATAGGAGATGGAGCTGTGCTACAAGTGGACATTAAAAGCTGCCAGAAGGAAGAGTCAAAAGAAAAGGGTAAGGGTGATCAGAGGGTTGCGGTAGAGGGGAACTTTTTTGTGGAAAACTGGGTAGAGGAGGACTGGATTAAAAACCTCGAGAGAAAATGTGAGATCGTGACAAAAGATGTCAAGAGTCAGCTGGAAGCggacaaaaacattttcgcCCGACAAAAGGGAGTGGCAGGAGTGCGGATTAAAATGCCGGGAGCTGGGTCTGCTGGAGATGAAATAGAGGCTGGAACTGACAAAGAGAGTATTGATGAAACACCACAGATAGAAGGGAACGGTGAAGAAGTGGTCCGCCGTGGGGACAGAAGAAAAATTGCCGATGATGGTCGAGGCACTCGCCAGCCAAGTGACTTGACCGTTCAGGAATGGGCTGAGGCCCTTTGGGAACGTCAGTCTACTGAGCGTGGATCTAATGAGGAGGAAGATAAGACTGAAGAAGGCtcagaggagaaggaggaggacaaGGAGATGACCACCGAGGCAGACCGAGAACTGGAGATTGTCAATCGCGTTGAACGGCCAGAAAAAGACATGTGCTCGCTTTCAGGTTGGCAGAGCGACTCATCCAGCGTCAACGCCGAGCCACCGACGCCGGGCCGCAGCTCGGATCTGCCGGACGTTCGGGAAAG CCACGACAACTCGAGCGATTCCGTCACTTCCTCGTCCAGAGGCGAATCGGGGAGGTCCCGGCAGAACGGCGACAAGTCTAAAAACTCACCTCAGGGCGGCTCGTCGGAGTCGATGAATGGCAGAAAGGAAGAGGGAAGGCTGGTGTCCGAGAAGAAAGTTCAG CAGCAGGTTAGTGTAGATTCCGGTTCGGAGGAAGAACAGACCGTAACCACCAGAATCTTCCGACGCCGGCTCATTTTGAAG GGCGAGGAAGCAAAAAACATATCCGGCGAGTCCGTGACCGAGGAACACTACTTGGACCAAGACGGTAACCTCGTCAGTAGAAAA GTCATCAGGAAGGTCATCCGCCGGTTCTCTAGCTCCTCGACAGACAACCACGGGTGCCACAAGGACCTTCAGAAAAGTCCCACCCTGCAGGAGGACGGACTTGAG AAAGATGGCCCGTCGAGGAATAGCAGGCGAGTGGACGAGAGGAAGCCCGGAGACAAAAAGTTTCACTCGTAG